Part of the Gadus macrocephalus chromosome 22, ASM3116895v1 genome, AACATGTTATAGGTGTTATATATCAGGTGTCACATGTTATGGGTGTTATATATCAGGTGTAACATGTATGGGTGTTATATATCAGGTGTAACATGTTATGGGTGTTATATATCAGGTGTAACATGTATGGGTGTTATTATATATCAGGTGTAACATGTATGGGTGTTATTATATATCAGGTGTAACATGTATGGGTGTTATTATATATCAGGTGTAACATGTTATAGGTGTTATATATCAGGTGTAACATGTATGGGTGTTATATATCAGGTGTAACATGTATGGGTGTTATATATCAGGTGTAACATGTATGGGTGCTATATATCAGGTGTAACATGTATGGGTGTTATATATCAGGTGTAACATGTATGGGTGTTATTATATATCAGGTGTAACATGCTATAGATGTTATATATCACATGTTCTCCTGCAGGGCGATGTGGGACCTCAGCTCCATTCATGCAGGCAGCGTTTCCCAGCAAGACCTTTCCTAACCACTACACCATCGCCACGGTAACGCTCACAGTGTTGTGATGTGGTGTCTGTTCAAACTACTACTTATAATAACACTGATGTTCATAATGAGGGAGTGatgacgtctgtctgtctctctgggtcGGTGGGGTTtgagacctgtctgtctctcagtgctaagacctgtctgtctctcagtgctAAGACCTGTCTATCTCTCGGTGATgtagacctgtctgtctctcagtgatgtagacctgtctgtctctcagtgctaagacctgtctgtctctcagtgctAAGACCTGTCTATCTCTCGGTGATgtagacctgtctgtctctcagcgatgtagacctgtctgtctctcggtgatgtagacctgtctgtctctcggtgatgtagacctgtctgtctctcggtgatgtagacctgtctgtctctcagtaatgtagacctgtctgtctctcagttatgtagacctgtctgtctctcagtgatgtagacctgtctgtctctcagtgatgtagacccgtctgtctctcagtgatgtagacccgtctgtctctcagtgatgtagacccgtctgtctctcagtgatgtagacccgtctgtctctcagtgatgtagacctgtctgtctctcagttatgtagacctgtctgtctctcagtgatgtagacctgtctgtctctcagtgatgtagacctgtctgtctctcagtgctaagacctgtctgtctctcagtgctaagacctgtctgtctctcagtgctaagacctgtctgtctgtcagtgatgtagacccgtctgtctctcagtgatgtagacctgtctgtctctcagttatgtagacctgtctgtctctcagtgatgtagacctgtctgtctctcagtgctaagacctgtctgtctctcagtgctaagacctgtctgtctgtcagtgatgtagacctgtctgtctctctcagggcctgTACCCAGAGTCCAACGGGCTGATAGACAACGTGATGTTCGACCCGGTGTTCAACGCGTCCTTCAGTCTGTCCAACGAAGAGAAAGACAACCCAGCCTGGTACCTGGGGCAGCCGGtaggactacacacacacacacacacacacacacacacacacacacacacacacacacacacacacacacacacacagacacgcacacacacacacacacacacacacacacacacacacacacacacacacacacagacacgcacacacacacacacacacacacacacacagacacacacacacacacacagacacacacacacacacacacacactcagacacacacacacacacacacacacacacacacagacacacacacacacacacacacacacactcagacacgcacacacacacacacacacacacctacacacactcagtcataaagacacacacacacacacatctacacacaaacagtcataaagacacacacacacacacacacacacatctacacacactcagtcataaagacacaccacacacacacacatctacacacaaacagtcataaagacacacacacacacacacagaaacattcataaagaaaacacacacacgcacacacacacatacacactcagtcataaagacacacacacacacacacacacacacacacacacactcagtcataaagacacacacacacacaccctgacgcTGCCCTGGGTCCAGATCTGGCACACGGCGAGGTACCAGGGCCTGCGGTCCGGGACCTTCTTCTGGCCCGGCTCCGACGTCCGGGTCAACGGGAGCTACCCAGACCTGTACCGGCCCTACGACGGGTGAGGACCAGTGCTCCCAGTAAAGGGTCACCAGTACAGAGTTACCAAACTAACAGTACAGGGTCACCAGTACCAGTACAGGGTCACCAGTACAGTGTTACCAGTACAGGGTCACCAGTACAGAGTTACCAGTACAGTGTCACCAGTACAGGGTCACCAGTACAGAGTTACCAGAACTAACAGTACAGTGTCACCAGTACCAGTACAGGGTCACCAGTACAGGGTTACCAGTACAGAGCTACCAGTACAGGGTTACCAAACTAACAGTACAGTGTCACCAGTACCAGTACAGGGTTACCAGTACCGTGTTACCAGAACTAACAGTACAGTGTCACCAGTACCAGTACAGGGTTACCAGTACCGTGTTACCAGAACTAACAGTACAGTGTCACCAGTACAGTGTCACCAGTACAGTGGTACCAGTACAGTGTTACCAGTAGTTTTACCAGTACAGTGGTACCAGTACAGTGCACCAGCACTGTACAGCTCACATCAGTTGAACTGCTTTATTCCTGTTCTAGGAAAGTGCCGTTTGAGGAGAGAGTTTTCACCGTTCTCAAGTGGCTGCAGCTTCCAGTGGAAGAGAGGTACGAATAGAGCTCTGATCGGACACGGAGAATAGAGCTCTAAACCTTAATGAGAATAAAGCTCTGATCCTTAATGGGAATAGAGCTCTAATCCTTAATGAGAATAGAGCTCTAATCCTTAATGAGAATAGAGCTCCAATCCCTTGTGGAGAATAGAGCTCTGATCCTAAATGAGAATAGAGCTCTAATCCCTTGTGGAGAATAGAGCTCTAATCCTTAATGAGAATATAGATCTAATCATTAATGAGAGTAGAGCCCTAATCATTAATGAGAATAAAGCTCTAATCCCTTACGGAGAGCTCTCACCCTTAATGAGAATAGAGCTCCAATCCCTTGTGGAGAATAGAGCTCTGATCCTAAATGAGAATAGAGCTCTAATCCCTTGTGGAGAATAGAGCTCTGATCCTTAATGAGAATAGAGCTCTAATCATTAATGAGAATAGAGCTCTAATCATTAATGAGAATAAAGCTCTAATCCCTTATGGAGAGCTCTCACCCTTAATGAAAATAGAGCTCTAATCCGTCGTGGAGATTAGAGCTCTCATCCCTTTATAGGGGGTGGAGCACTCAACCCCgtgtgtttgcgtctgcagGCCAGATTTCTTCACTCTCTATCTGGAGGAACCAGATAAATCTGGGCACAAGTTTGGTACAGTTAGTGGAcaggtaagacacacacacaaacatacctgtCCCCCTCATGGATGACCACTGACCTTGAGACGAATGTTCACCTGTGCAATTCCACGAGGGGTCATGTGATCACATGTCCCCTGGAACAGATAGTCAACTTCTGCAGCAAAATGTGTGGGAAGACGTAACActaatttgtgtgtgcgtgcgtgggtccatgcatttgtgtgtgtttgtgtctttgtgtgtttgtgtgtatatgtgtgtttgtgtttgtgtgcgtgtgtgtgtacatgtgtgtgtgtagctgactGAGTCTTTGCGGGGAGTGGATGACGTCATGGGTCAGCTGATGAACGGCCTGAAGCAGCTCAACCTCCACCGCTGCCTCAACATCATCGTCGTTGCCGACCACGGTAACACTTCCTGTTCATTACCATCACAGCGTGGCATAGCTGTAGCACAGCATCCCTGTAGCGAAGCATCGCTAAATGGCTTTGTTAGCATGTAACAGTCATCGACATTGCTCACATGTCGCTTAGCATCGCTAGCCAACATTTAGCATCACTAGCATGGTAGCGTAGCATTGCTAACATGGGGCGTAGCACTTCTAGCAGCATAGTTGATACCAGCAGTAGTACCTGAGTCCTATTAATAGTACTGTCGTAGCATACCGTGTAGTATTACTACACTGTGTAGTAGTACTGCAGCAGTGCTGTAGACCTGCCCCCTGTTCCCCAGGCATGGAGGACACCAGCTGTGAGAGGAAGGAGGTTCTCCAGGACCTGGTGGACACCGAGGACCTCTGGGTGACAGACGGACCGGTGGGACGCATCCGGGCCCGCAGCGCTGGCACCGTCTGTGAGTCCCGGCCTCGCCTCGACCGTCTGTCTCCCCTCACATGTAGCGGTAGCCGGGCCAGACCAAGACCAAGCTCCGTCGTAGATGgagcttggtctggggaagctgctgtcattttcttcatcagcacaagaggcttgaTCAACGGGCCCAGTTCAACTGattctgtacgcgattggctgcttgccgtcgcttccctgtcgtcattgtgttaaaccagccaatagcgcgcccagggggaaaagccagcttggtgattggctcctgcaAAAACGTATCTAACCCTATGCATGGACTGGGAAGCCTCCTTTTGAGCAACCCATGGTTTGTGACTCTCGCATTTTCTGTTTCTTTTTACGTCGAATTCACCTCCATGTGAAAGGGAAAATTGACTTATGCAAACGTCACATAACACTTTACAAGGCTCCCCTTGCACTGGTTTCACCCAGGGATGTATGGTTTCCTTGTCTTTGTTGTAGCTGCGTTTCCTTTTAGTCGTACGGGTCGCGCCCTCCGCCGTATCTACTGCCGTTCTGACCTGATCGTTTCTTGTTGGTGGGCGTGTCCTTAACCGGCGTGCGCGTCCCAGTTTGATTGACATGATCACAcagcccgcccctccccctgatGACAGCCCTCACTGCGGTCTCCGCACACAGCTGTTTCATAAATggcagattatgaaacacgcatttccaaaaaaataaaaatcgagTCTGACTGTCAATAACAATGCGGGACAACTTCTCAATTTGCGGGACGGGTACAAAGTCATGGAGATGCGGGACTGTCCCGCAGAaagcgggacatctggtcaccctaaggCTAAGCCTCAGATGGTCAACGCTAAAGAGGCTGGCTGTTCACAGAGTGCTGAATCGAGTACATTAGTAGAAAGTTGAGTGGAAGGAGAATGTGCGGTACGAAAAGTTGCCCAAGCAACAGGGATAACCTCCGCCCTGTGGGGAAAAGAGTGGACTGAGGCAGGAGTCGGTGCACCAAGAGCCACCACACAGACGTATCCAGGACTGGGGCTAATGCAACTGTCGCACTCCTCGTGTCACGCCGCTCCTGGCACAAATCCAAGTTGCTTGAAGTCCAGTGTGAAGTTTCCACAGTCAGGAGTTTGGGGAGTCATGTcatctgctggtgttggtccactgtgttttatcaagtcCAAGGTCAACGCAGCAGTCTACCAGGACATTTTAGAGCACTTTACGCTTCCTTCAGCTGacaagctttatggagatgctGATTTAATTTTCCAGCAGGACTTGGCACCTGCCCACTCTGCCAAAAAGTACCAATACATTGTTTAATGACCATGGGATTACTCCGCTTGATTGGCCAGTAAACTCGCCTGATCTGGATTCAATAGAAAAGGGATGGGGTATTTTCAAGAGGAAGACGAGAAACGTGACCCAACAACGCAGACGAGCTGAAGGCCGCTGACGAAGAAACCTGGACTTCCATAACAACTCAGCAGGGCCACAGGCTGATCGACTCCATGCCACTCCGCATTGATGCAGTAATCCATGTAAAGGGAGCCCCAACCAAGTATTGAGCGCAGAGACAAGAACATTCTTTTCAGAAGGCCGATATTTTCCCACTAGAAATATAAATTCTTTACTGGTCTTATGTAAGATTCTAATTTTCTGAGATACGGAATTTGGGGTTTTAATGAGCTGTAAGGAATTATCATCAAGATTAATACACATTAAGGCTTAAAATATTTCACTTTGTGGATGTAGGAGGATGTAGGAGTTTcacttttttaatttaattattgaaAACGTTTCCACAATATTCAAATTCATTGAGATGCACCTGTATGTACTGACCTGGGCCCTGCTGTGTTTCAGTGGACGCTGCCGCCCTGGTAGCCAACATCAGTGTAAGTCTTTCCTGATTCTCTCACTTTGTGCAAACATGGCTTTTAAAAAATAAGTCTAACGTAGAATAAACGTATTATTAGTTTAAGGCATGTCTGCCTTTTTCCAAACACTccaaacacagtatttcatTAACAACCAGTAGATAGAATGCATGCATGAAGTTCCTCTAATCACTGGTACCACTCATCGCTGGCTTCTCCTGGGCCTCCTGGTCCTTCTATGGTCCTCCTGGTTCTCTAAGCTTCTCCTATGGTCCTTTAGGTTCTCTACGGTTCCTCTATGGTTATCTTCTGGTTCTTCTGGTTCTTCTGGTGGTTCCTTTATGGTTATCTTCTGGTTCTTCTGGTGGTTCCTCTATGGTTATCTTCTGGTTCTTCTGGTGGTTCCTCTATGGTTATCTTCTGGTTCTTCTGGTGGTTCCTCTATGGTTATCTTCTGGTTCTTCTGGTGGTTCCTCTATTGTTATCATCTGGTTCTTCTAATGGTTCCTCTGTGGTTATCTTCTGTTTCTCCTGGTGGTTCCTTTATGGTTATCTTCTGGTTCTTCTGGTGGTTCCTCTATGGTTATCTTCTGGTTCTTTTGATGGTTCCTTTATGGTTATCTTCTGGTTCTTCTGGTGGTTCCAGTGTAGGAAGCCGCAGCAGAAGATCACTCCATACCTGAAGCCTCACCTCCCCAAGCGCTTCCACTACGCCAACAGCCGCCGCATCGAAGACGTCAACGTCCTCGTCACGCCCAAGTGGCTGttagagaggtgaggggacCGACAGGTGAGATGACTGACAGGTGAGAAGACTGACAGTTGACTGACAGGTGAGATGACGGACAGGTGAGATGACTGACAGGTGAGAAGACTGACAGGTGAGATGACGGACAGGTGAGATGACTGACAGGTGACGGACAGGGGACTGACATGTGAGATGTCAGTCCTCATCTCCTAACTCCACCTTGTGTTGGTGTAAAGATGCTCCATCACCTCCTAACTCCACCTTGTATTGGTGTAAAGATGCTCCATCACCTCCTAACTCCACCTTGTGTTGGTGCAAAGATGCTCCATCACCTCCTAACTCCACCTTGTGTTGGTGCAAAGATGCTCCATCACCTCCTAACTCCACCTTGTGTTGGTGCAAAGATGCTCCATCACCTCCTAACTCCACCTTGTGTTGGTGCAGGGTCCGCGGCTCGCTGACTTTCTGCTCGGGGGGGGCTCACGGCTACGACAACGATGTGGAGAGCATGCACGTGAGAAAGATGTCTTTACTGTCCTTACATACGTTGATGTGTACGTTAGTCATGAGGTATTGGATGTGATGGCAATGTGTTGAAGGCCATGTTCCTGGTACATGCGATGATGGGACAGAGATGTTTATCTGTTGTAGGCCATGTTCCTGTTAGATGTTCTGAGGTGTTTATGTGTTGTAGGCCATGTTCCTGTTAGATGTTCTGAGGTGTTTATGTGTTGTAGGCCATGTTCCTGTTAGATGTTCTGATGGAACAGATGTTTATGTGTTGTAGGCCATGTTCCTGTTAGATGTTCTGATGGAACAGATGTTTATGTGTTGTAGGCCATGTTCCTGTTAGATGTTCTGAGGTGTTTATGTGTTGTAGGCCATGTTCCTGTTAGATGTTCTGAGGTGTTTATGTGTTGTAGGCCATGTTCCTGTTAGATGTTCTGAGGTGTTTATGTGTTGTAGGCCATGTTCCTGTTAGATGTTCTGAGGTGTTTATGTGTTGTAGGCCATGTTCCTGTTAGATGTTCTGATGGAACAGATGTTTATGTGTTGTAGGCCATGTTCCTGTTAGATGTTCTGAGGTGTTTATGTGTTGTAGGCCATGTTCCTGTTAGATGTTCTGAGGTGTTTATGTGTTGTAGGCCATGTTCCTGTTAGATGTTCTGAGGTGTTTATGTGTTGTAGGCCATGTTCCTGAGCCATGGTCCAGCGTTCCAGCAGCAGACAGTTGTCCAGCCCTTCTCGAACGTTGAGCTCTACAACCTCATGTGTGGTACGCCGCACTCGTCCTCCTATTGCTCTGATCAGTAGAGGTCATCGACCAAATGCTAGACTGATCAGAACGCCGTTAGAATCATTACCAAACCAATAAGAAGAATAAGATGAAGCTTATGTTGCAAACCTGAAGAGGACATTTCTCAGAATGAGGAACATACACAAGGAGTGAAACCACGTGTTGACGATCCTTCAAAGGCTTAACACAAGAGGGAACACAACAGGAACAAGAGCTAGGTTTCAGATAACAAGGGAGGGAGAATCACCCAAAGATCCTCAAAATCAGAGGGAAGCTTTACCACCGAGACGCGGCAATGTTCTCTATGCTAACGCCCCATGAGTCCACCCAATCTGTGGGTCTCCTTTGCTGGTCACCAGATCTGCTGCAGATCTCCCCGAGCGCGAACAACGGCACCCACGGGAGTCTGAACCACCTGCTGAGGGAGCCCTTCCAccggccctccccccccgccgagCGGAGCCCGCCCTCCCGCTGCCCCCTCCTCACGCTGGAGCCCGGCGACACCCTTGGGTGCTCCTGCCCCGCCATCGTACGTATCGCCGTGGCAACGTTAGCTGTACAgtatcagaggaggaggaggagaggagcaggggcaCAACACTGAGTTTCCCACATTGGATTCATAAAGTTGAACTTGTTGTATAATAACACGAACAATAATAGTGaaattaataattattaacatTCATACTACTACTGTTCTTCTGCAGAGCGGGAATGTCATTCAACTGAACCGTCGTCTCAATCTGACAACAGCAGAAGGTACGCAACATACTGTACCTGAGTAGCTGAAGCTGGATCTGTACCTGAACATGTGTCCCTGTTTTACTTACCTGTAGCTGTGTACACTTACCTGTACCCTGTGTACATGTACCTGTAGCTTTAGCTGTACCTGTATCTGTGTACCTGTAGCTGTACCTGTAGTTTTACCCGTGTACCTGTAGCTTTACCTGTGTACCTGTACCTGTAGCTGTAGCTGTACCTGTAGCTGTACCTGTAGCTGTACCTGTAGCTGTACCTGTAgctgtacctgtacctgtagctgtacctgtacctgtacctgtagCTGTACCTGTAGCTGTACCTGTAgctgtacctgtacctgtagCTGTACCTGTAgctgtacctgtacctgtggctgtacctgtacctgtacctgtagctgtacctgtacctgtagCTGTACCCGTACCTGTAGCTTTACCTGTGTGTTCCAGTGGAGGCGACCATGGAGACCCATGCGTTCCTGGGTCTCCCCGTGGTTCTGCAGCAGGGAGTGTCGTACTGCCTCCTCCCGCAGCAGGGCTTCGTCAGTGGGTACGGCCAGGACATCTCCATGCCCCTGTGGAGCTCCTTCAGCCTGGAGGCCCCggtcagcacacacactcaacacccccccactaacacacactgcagacaccccactgacacacactacccactaacacacacaccggacaaccaactaacacacacaccggactcaccactaacacacaccccCGACAACCAACTAAACACATACACCAGACAAcccactttaacacacacaccggactcaccactaacacacacaccccactaacacacacaccagacacaccactaacacacacaccccactaacacacacaccagacacaccactaacacacacaccccactaacacacacaccggactcaccactaacacacacaccccactaacacacacaccccacaaaaGACACaacccactaacacacacaccccacaaaacacacacacacctcactaaataCACACCCCAGTAACACATAACTGAATGAGCGCACACTTGATACAAACGCCTCACAgctgatcagacacacacacacacaacccctgaCATCAGAAACACACCGTGTGtagtttgatgtgtgtgtgtccccttcaGGCAGACCTGGACCCGTTGCCGGCGGTAACCGACTCCTGTCTCCGGGCAGATGTGCGGCTTCCTCCGTCTCAGAGTCCCAGATGTGACCATGACCACGTCGCCCCGGGCAGCAACATCAGCTACGCCTTCCTCTATCCCCCAGGTACAGTCCCCTCTATACTACTGTATATCTATACCATATCTACCTCTATACTACTGTATATCTATACCATATCTACCTCTACTACTGTATATCTATACCATATCTACCTCTATACTACTGTCTATCTATACCATATCTACCTCTATACTACTGTCTATCTATACCATATCTACCTCTATCCTACTGTATATCTATACCATATCTACCTCTATACTACTGTATATCTATACCATACCTACCTCTATACTACTGTATATCTATACCATATCTACCTCTATACTACTGTATATCTATACCATATCTACCTCTATACTACTGTATATCTATACCATATCTACCTCTATACTACTGTCTATCTATACCATATCTACCTCTATACTACTGTATATCTATACCATATCTACCTCTATACTACTGTATATCTATACCATATCTACCTCTATACTACTGTATATCTATACCATATCTACCTCTATACTACTGTATATCTATACCATATCTACCTCTATACTACTGTATATCTATACCATATCTACACGTCTATCATCTATACATCGGTCATCTATAGATCTGTACATCTATTATCTATACATTTATTATCTACACATCTATTATCTACACATCTATAATCCATTAATCTATACTCCATTCATCTATTATCTATACATCTTTTGActacatatctatatctatacagATAATTAAGCTTTGGatcccgccaggctgtggtatgtgctcattatacaactgttaaggggcgttgtccggccccgacgcgcagcggagggccggcttcactgaactgtgctattgcttttatacattattattattattatacatttccacttcaaggcgcggagtgatactttcacaaaatgatcggg contains:
- the LOC132451370 gene encoding ectonucleotide pyrophosphatase/phosphodiesterase family member 3, which translates into the protein MAVFTESNRKKKLLAVVLAVSIVSIILGLGLALALKMENSQNEVEHCRGRCYQPYDPLVAGCRCDADCTAADNCCYDYHDVCLLPAEQWECTRLRCGETRMERSRCHCSADCLQAGDCCTNYKHVCQGETAWVEDDCLNLMEPSCPAGFQRPPLLLVSLDGLRADYLQTWEGLLPVLSKLGRCGTSAPFMQAAFPSKTFPNHYTIATGLYPESNGLIDNVMFDPVFNASFSLSNEEKDNPAWYLGQPIWHTARYQGLRSGTFFWPGSDVRVNGSYPDLYRPYDGKVPFEERVFTVLKWLQLPVEERPDFFTLYLEEPDKSGHKFGTVSGQLTESLRGVDDVMGQLMNGLKQLNLHRCLNIIVVADHGMEDTSCERKEVLQDLVDTEDLWVTDGPVGRIRARSAGTVLDAAALVANISCRKPQQKITPYLKPHLPKRFHYANSRRIEDVNVLVTPKWLLERVRGSLTFCSGGAHGYDNDVESMHAMFLSHGPAFQQQTVVQPFSNVELYNLMCDLLQISPSANNGTHGSLNHLLREPFHRPSPPAERSPPSRCPLLTLEPGDTLGCSCPAISGNVIQLNRRLNLTTAEVEATMETHAFLGLPVVLQQGVSYCLLPQQGFVSGYGQDISMPLWSSFSLEAPADLDPLPAVTDSCLRADVRLPPSQSPRCDHDHVAPGSNISYAFLYPPGLNTTADEQFDGLLMSNVVPMFPAFKKIWDYFQGTLLKKYSQQYGGINVVTGPAFDYNYDGRFDSQDQIQEFVPGSSVPVPTHYFAVLTSCSDAAQTPAACSGSLSTVCFLLPHRRDNAESCQSAESESHWVEDLMWFHQSRVRDVEWITGLDFYQGSGRPITELLQLKARPTAAIKRKL